From the Phreatobacter oligotrophus genome, one window contains:
- a CDS encoding cupin domain-containing protein, translating to MSGRSSAGRAGAAPGPEALGEPPVAIADDGDQRLGETIRLMRQRAGLSIQEVAKRTGLSSGMISQVERALATPSVRTLRLLSIALGVPISYFFEEHEPVSPARYIVRKNDRRLLRLTASGVVKEALTPAEKGEIEFYELTLNPGGSSGSDFVRHTGEKAGYVLAGKLRLWLDHEAHVLEPGDSFRFPSTVPHMFDNPTQQVARVIWVTTLGPR from the coding sequence ATGAGCGGTCGCAGCAGCGCAGGGCGGGCAGGGGCCGCGCCGGGGCCCGAGGCCTTGGGCGAGCCCCCCGTTGCCATCGCCGATGACGGCGACCAGCGCCTTGGCGAGACCATCCGCCTCATGCGCCAGCGTGCCGGTCTCTCCATCCAGGAGGTGGCGAAGCGCACCGGCCTGTCCTCCGGCATGATCAGCCAGGTGGAACGGGCGCTGGCGACGCCGTCGGTCCGCACGCTCCGCCTCCTCAGCATCGCGCTCGGCGTGCCGATTTCCTATTTCTTCGAGGAGCACGAGCCTGTCTCGCCCGCCCGCTACATCGTCCGCAAGAACGACCGCCGCCTGCTTCGGCTCACCGCCAGCGGCGTGGTCAAGGAGGCGCTGACGCCTGCCGAGAAGGGCGAGATCGAGTTCTACGAGCTAACGCTGAACCCCGGCGGCTCCTCCGGCAGCGACTTCGTCCGCCACACCGGCGAGAAGGCTGGCTATGTGCTGGCCGGCAAGCTGCGCCTTTGGCTCGACCACGAGGCCCATGTGCTGGAACCGGGCGACAGCTTCCGCTTTCCCTCGACCGTCCCCCACATGTTCGACAACCCGACCCAGCAGGTGGCGCGGGTGATCTGGGTCACGACGCTCGGCCCGCGCTGA
- a CDS encoding ABC-F family ATP-binding cassette domain-containing protein yields MIRLENIGKQNGKQIIFIEASAALQRGEKIGLVGPNGAGKTTLFRMITGQEQPDEGQVAVDRGITIGYFSQDVGEMGGRSAVAEVMEGAGPVSEVAAELKALETAMADPDQADRMDEIIARYGEVQARFEELDGYALDGRAREVLAGLGFSQEMMDGDVGKLSGGWKMRVALARILLMRPDAMLLDEPSNHLDIESLIWLESFLKGFEGALMMTSHDREFMNRIVGKIIEIDGGALTSYSGDYAFYEQQRALAEKQQQAQFERQQAMLAKEIAFIERFKARASHAAQVQSRVKKLDKIDRVEPPRRRQTVMFEFQPAPRSGEDVVNIKGVDKRYGSRTIYEGLDFGIRRKERWCVMGVNGAGKSTLLKLVTGATEPDRGTVQVGASVKLGYFAQHAMDLLDGEATVFQWLEDAFPQAGQGSLRALAGCFGFSGDDVEKRCRVLSGGEKARLVMARMLYDPPNFLVLDEPTNHLDMATKEMLIQALSDYEGTMLFVSHDRHFLAALSNRVLELTPEGPHVYGGGYLEYVARTGQEAPGLRS; encoded by the coding sequence ATGATCCGCCTCGAAAACATCGGCAAGCAGAACGGCAAGCAGATCATCTTCATCGAGGCCTCGGCTGCGCTGCAGCGGGGCGAGAAGATCGGCCTCGTCGGCCCGAACGGCGCGGGCAAGACCACGCTGTTCCGCATGATCACCGGCCAGGAACAGCCCGACGAGGGCCAGGTCGCCGTCGATCGCGGCATCACCATCGGCTATTTCAGCCAGGATGTCGGCGAGATGGGCGGCCGCAGCGCCGTCGCCGAGGTGATGGAGGGCGCAGGCCCCGTCAGCGAGGTCGCCGCCGAGCTCAAGGCGCTCGAGACCGCCATGGCCGATCCCGACCAGGCCGATCGCATGGACGAGATCATCGCCCGCTACGGCGAGGTGCAGGCCCGTTTCGAGGAGCTCGATGGCTATGCGCTGGATGGCCGGGCGCGCGAGGTCCTCGCCGGCCTCGGCTTCTCGCAGGAGATGATGGACGGCGACGTCGGCAAGCTCTCCGGCGGCTGGAAGATGCGCGTCGCGCTCGCCCGCATCCTGCTCATGCGCCCCGATGCCATGCTGCTCGACGAGCCTTCCAACCATCTCGATATCGAGAGCCTCATCTGGCTCGAATCCTTCCTCAAGGGCTTCGAGGGCGCCCTCATGATGACCTCGCACGACCGCGAGTTCATGAACCGCATCGTCGGCAAGATCATCGAGATCGATGGCGGCGCGCTCACCTCCTATTCCGGCGACTATGCCTTCTACGAGCAGCAGCGGGCGCTCGCCGAGAAACAGCAGCAGGCGCAGTTCGAGCGCCAGCAGGCGATGCTCGCCAAGGAGATCGCCTTCATCGAGCGCTTCAAGGCCCGCGCCTCCCATGCTGCGCAGGTGCAGAGCCGGGTGAAGAAGCTCGACAAGATCGACCGCGTCGAGCCGCCGCGCCGCCGTCAGACCGTGATGTTCGAGTTCCAGCCGGCTCCCCGCTCCGGCGAGGACGTGGTCAACATCAAGGGCGTCGACAAGCGCTATGGCAGCCGCACCATCTACGAGGGGCTCGACTTTGGCATCCGCCGCAAGGAGCGCTGGTGCGTCATGGGCGTCAACGGTGCCGGCAAGTCGACGCTGCTCAAGCTCGTGACCGGCGCGACCGAGCCGGACCGCGGCACGGTGCAGGTCGGCGCCAGCGTCAAGCTCGGCTATTTCGCCCAGCACGCCATGGACCTGCTCGACGGCGAGGCCACCGTCTTCCAATGGCTGGAGGACGCCTTCCCGCAGGCGGGCCAGGGCTCGCTGCGCGCGCTTGCCGGCTGCTTCGGCTTTTCCGGCGACGATGTCGAGAAGCGCTGCCGCGTCCTCTCCGGCGGCGAGAAGGCCCGCCTCGTCATGGCGCGGATGCTCTACGATCCGCCGAACTTCCTGGTCCTCGACGAGCCGACCAACCACCTCGACATGGCCACCAAGGAAATGCTGATCCAGGCGCTCAGCGACTACGAGGGCACCATGCTCTTCGTCTCGCACGACCGGCACTTCCTTGCCGCGCTGTCGAACCGCGTGCTGGAGCTCACCCCCGAGGGGCCGCATGTCTATGGCGGCGGCTATCTCGAATATGTCGCCCGCACCGGCCAGGAAGCCCCCGGCCTCAGGAGCTGA